From the genome of Haloarcula limicola, one region includes:
- a CDS encoding ORC1-type DNA replication protein, translating to MSDDPEEGMLGWDESVFRDEHVFEIDWLPETFKHRETQMETLKYSLRPAVRGSRPLNVIARGPPGTGKTTASQILFDELTAQTDVQAVRVNCQVDSTRYAVFSRLFAEIFEYEPPSSGISFKKLFSQITDKLVEEDEVLVVALDDVNYLFYESEASDTLYSLLRAHEAHSGAKIGVICISSDLELDVIEALDTRVQSVFRPEEVYFNKYDQAEIVGILEERVERGFNEGVVGPDVLDRVAEYTEEQGGDLRVGIDLLRRAGMNAEMRASRAVELEDVESAYDKSKYVHLSRRLRELSDSEAALAEVIAAHDGQRAGDIYDAFNDATGLGYTRYSEIINKLDQLDIIDADYTEVEGRGRSRRLTLNYDADAVLERL from the coding sequence TCGGCTGGGACGAGTCGGTGTTCCGGGACGAGCACGTCTTCGAGATCGACTGGCTCCCGGAGACGTTCAAGCACCGGGAGACCCAGATGGAGACGCTGAAGTACTCGCTCCGGCCCGCCGTTCGGGGCTCGCGGCCGCTGAACGTCATCGCGCGCGGGCCGCCGGGCACCGGGAAGACGACGGCCTCGCAGATCCTCTTCGACGAACTGACCGCCCAGACGGACGTACAGGCGGTGCGGGTCAACTGCCAGGTCGACTCGACGCGCTACGCCGTCTTCTCGCGGCTGTTCGCCGAGATATTCGAGTACGAACCGCCCTCCTCGGGGATCTCCTTCAAGAAGCTCTTCTCGCAGATCACGGACAAACTCGTCGAGGAAGACGAGGTGCTGGTGGTGGCGCTCGACGACGTGAACTACCTCTTCTACGAGAGCGAGGCCAGCGACACGCTGTACTCCCTGTTGCGCGCCCACGAGGCCCACTCGGGGGCGAAGATCGGCGTCATCTGCATCTCCTCGGACCTCGAACTCGACGTCATCGAGGCGCTGGACACCCGCGTCCAGTCGGTGTTCCGGCCCGAGGAAGTCTACTTCAACAAGTACGACCAGGCCGAGATCGTCGGTATCCTCGAAGAGCGGGTCGAGCGCGGGTTCAACGAGGGCGTCGTCGGACCCGACGTGCTCGACCGCGTCGCCGAGTACACCGAGGAGCAGGGCGGCGACCTGCGGGTGGGCATCGACCTCCTGCGGCGGGCCGGGATGAACGCCGAGATGCGCGCCTCTCGCGCCGTCGAGCTCGAAGACGTCGAGTCGGCCTACGACAAATCGAAGTACGTCCACCTCTCGCGTCGGCTGCGGGAGCTCTCCGACTCCGAGGCGGCGCTTGCGGAGGTCATCGCCGCGCACGACGGCCAGCGCGCCGGCGACATCTACGATGCGTTCAACGACGCGACCGGCCTCGGCTACACCCGCTACTCGGAGATAATCAACAAGCTCGACCAGTTGGACATCATCGACGCCGACTACACCGAGGTCGAAGGCAGGGGCCGATCGCGGCGACTGACGCTCAACTACGACGCCGACGCGGTGTTGGAACGGCTGTAA
- a CDS encoding DUF7089 family protein — MFTERSLSGEPAAVRSAYAPDALVLNCERDFETLDSAVAEQLLLVTDSVDPLAYDPSWVPDDAPEELHRFAGSDLTVGMPGDGGVAWTHQTEPPCVFVKPRLETSPTPFVEFLIAEALVEVSLDEPEHFLGFFGERYPEFARVVGDRLGPVDTYQLAAALYDAYLGLQTRAAFETWGEDYPDLYDAWADAGERLEPRLSDLAGEVARGQTEFAAAAELACSGVKHGLSLPAPFAALDTDAYREHGADYAVQWAETTFEKMG; from the coding sequence ATGTTCACGGAGCGCTCGCTCTCCGGGGAACCGGCCGCGGTCCGGTCGGCGTACGCCCCCGACGCGCTCGTGTTGAACTGCGAGCGCGACTTCGAGACGCTGGACTCGGCGGTCGCGGAGCAACTGCTGTTGGTCACCGACTCCGTGGACCCCCTCGCCTACGACCCGTCGTGGGTCCCCGACGACGCGCCCGAGGAGCTGCACCGCTTCGCGGGGAGCGACCTCACCGTCGGGATGCCCGGCGACGGCGGCGTCGCGTGGACCCACCAGACCGAGCCGCCCTGCGTGTTCGTCAAGCCGCGACTGGAGACGTCGCCGACCCCGTTCGTCGAGTTCCTCATCGCCGAGGCGCTGGTCGAGGTGAGTCTCGACGAGCCGGAGCACTTCCTGGGCTTCTTCGGCGAGCGCTACCCCGAGTTCGCCCGCGTCGTCGGCGATCGACTGGGTCCCGTGGACACCTATCAGCTCGCCGCGGCGCTGTACGACGCCTACCTCGGTCTCCAGACACGCGCCGCGTTCGAGACGTGGGGAGAGGACTACCCCGACCTCTACGACGCCTGGGCCGACGCCGGCGAGCGTCTCGAACCCCGCCTCTCGGACCTCGCGGGCGAGGTCGCTCGCGGGCAGACGGAGTTCGCCGCCGCGGCGGAGCTGGCCTGTAGCGGGGTCAAACACGGACTCTCCCTCCCCGCGCCGTTCGCCGCGCTGGACACCGACGCCTACCGGGAGCACGGAGCCGACTACGCCGTCCAGTGGGCCGAGACGACCTTCGAGAAGATGGGCTGA
- a CDS encoding MATE family efflux transporter, with translation MVRRLLQRFVKGVPAVLARLGLVDRQKATEATDLAAPVMVTGGLRILLRLADFLMVGVALGDAAIAGLELGFQYYFVGFGLSLAVSSGTISVVSRLQGSDQPARANLAVKQSLWLALLLSVPLTAVSWTYPDALVDVLTNDPTTIDYGATYLSIVMLSLAPRFWSMIASRALAGSADTRTPMYVRLLTLPTNVALNALLIFGLGPFPELGIAGAAWGTAIANTLAAVIFLALLVSGRYAVQLSFAGPQFDRGLAAEIVRVALPLAGMRLLQTFARFPFLFVLGVLGTPTLAAYAIGRRVMLLALMPAWGYSTAASTLVGQHLGAGDESSAADYGWQTLRVALAVQLTVAAVLVVFARPVVSLFGTEYPGLATRFVRVFGLGVAGFSVSRTMRGSLRGAGDTRWPLYGSVLGDYCFRLPVAAVALPTTFAVTIPLVGISIAPGLGLGLPAVFVAVVGSYYVKAAVNTGRFWTGKWRDVARRSTVGVADD, from the coding sequence ATGGTCCGCCGCCTCCTCCAGCGGTTCGTGAAGGGCGTGCCGGCCGTCTTGGCCCGCCTGGGGCTGGTCGACCGACAGAAGGCGACCGAAGCGACGGACCTGGCCGCGCCGGTGATGGTCACCGGCGGCCTGCGCATCCTCCTCAGGCTCGCGGACTTCCTGATGGTCGGTGTCGCGCTCGGCGACGCCGCCATCGCGGGACTGGAACTGGGTTTTCAGTACTACTTCGTCGGCTTCGGGCTCTCGCTGGCGGTCTCCTCGGGGACGATCAGCGTCGTCTCCCGGCTACAGGGCAGCGACCAGCCGGCTCGCGCGAACCTCGCCGTCAAGCAGTCGCTGTGGCTGGCGCTCCTGTTGTCGGTTCCGCTGACCGCCGTCTCGTGGACGTATCCCGACGCGCTCGTCGACGTCCTCACGAACGACCCGACGACCATCGACTACGGCGCGACGTACCTCAGCATCGTGATGCTGTCGCTGGCCCCGCGCTTCTGGAGCATGATCGCCTCGCGGGCGCTCGCCGGCAGTGCGGACACGCGGACGCCGATGTACGTCCGCCTACTGACGCTGCCGACCAACGTCGCGCTCAACGCGCTCCTCATCTTCGGCCTGGGGCCGTTCCCGGAACTGGGCATCGCCGGGGCGGCCTGGGGGACCGCGATCGCGAACACGCTCGCGGCCGTCATCTTCCTCGCGCTGCTGGTCTCCGGGCGGTACGCCGTCCAGTTGTCGTTCGCCGGACCACAGTTCGACCGCGGGCTCGCGGCCGAGATCGTCCGCGTGGCGCTCCCGCTGGCCGGGATGCGCCTGCTGCAGACGTTCGCGCGCTTCCCGTTCCTGTTCGTTCTCGGCGTCCTCGGGACGCCGACGCTCGCGGCCTACGCCATCGGCCGGCGGGTGATGCTACTGGCGCTGATGCCCGCGTGGGGGTACTCCACCGCCGCCTCGACGCTTGTCGGCCAACACCTCGGGGCCGGCGACGAGTCCTCGGCGGCCGATTACGGGTGGCAGACCCTGCGCGTGGCGCTGGCGGTGCAACTGACCGTCGCCGCCGTCCTCGTCGTCTTCGCCCGGCCCGTCGTCTCGCTCTTCGGCACCGAGTATCCCGGCCTCGCGACCCGGTTCGTCCGCGTCTTCGGACTGGGCGTTGCCGGATTCTCCGTCTCGCGGACGATGCGTGGAAGCCTGCGCGGCGCTGGCGACACCCGCTGGCCGCTCTACGGCTCGGTCCTCGGCGACTACTGCTTTCGCCTCCCGGTCGCGGCGGTCGCGCTCCCGACGACGTTCGCGGTGACGATACCGCTCGTCGGCATCAGCATCGCGCCCGGTCTGGGACTCGGTCTGCCGGCCGTCTTCGTCGCCGTCGTCGGCAGCTACTACGTGAAGGCGGCGGTCAACACCGGCCGCTTCTGGACTGGCAAGTGGCGCGACGTGGCCCGTCGCTCCACCGTCGGCGTGGCCGACGACTGA
- a CDS encoding ferredoxin gives MHIEYDRDTCIGMFQCVAEWDAFEKDEDAGKAVLADSEEREEDLFVREVPEDAEFDAKFAARACPVEAIAVYDDNGEQLIP, from the coding sequence ATGCACATCGAGTACGACCGCGACACCTGCATCGGGATGTTCCAGTGCGTCGCGGAGTGGGACGCCTTCGAGAAGGACGAGGACGCCGGCAAGGCGGTGCTCGCGGACAGCGAGGAGCGGGAGGAGGACCTGTTCGTGCGGGAGGTTCCCGAAGACGCCGAGTTCGACGCGAAGTTCGCGGCCCGCGCGTGTCCGGTCGAGGCCATCGCCGTCTACGACGACAACGGCGAGCAGCTGATCCCTTAG
- a CDS encoding ATP-dependent DNA helicase produces MDVADLPGVPEWLPDHLREDGIEELYPPQGEAVEAGVTEGQNLVAAIPTASGKTLVAELAMLSSVARGGKALYIVPLRALASEKQAEFEQFEQYGLDVGVSTGNYESEGGWLADKDIVVATSEKVDSLVRNDAPWIEELTCVVSDEVHLVDDGQRGPTLEVTLAKLRRLNPDLQTVALSATIGNADELAGWLDAELVDSDWRPIELQKGVHYGQALHLEDGQQKRLAVKNNEKATAAVVRDTLQDDYDDDGNLEEEGGSSLVFVNSRRNAEAAAGRLASTVRPHLTGEERERLADVAAEIRDVSDTETSDDLADAVADGAAFHHAGLARGHRELVEDAFRDRLVKVVCATPTLAAGVNTPSRRVVVRDWRRYDGTAGGMQPLSVLEVHQMMGRAGRPGLDPYGEAVLVANSHDELDELFERYVWADPEPVRSKLAAEPALRTHILATVSSGFARSREGLLEFLEQTLYASQTDESGRLENVTDDVLTYLERNGFLEIEAGELDATSLGHTVSRLYLDPMSAAEIIDGLEHWQRHAGDADSGTDERDAAEGGFTTASELASERAEASGDADPDEISALGLYHLVSRTPDMYQLYLRSGDREEFEMELYEREDELLGPTPSEFEDSRFEDWLSALKTARLLEDWAEEVDEETITERYGVGPGDIRGKVETAQWLLGAAESLANEVDADVARAISEARIRVEHGVREELVELAGVRGVGRKRARRLFEAGIADRAELRDAAKPVVLAALRGRRKTAENVLENAGHRDPSMEGVEPDPDVEVDTADPRDGREDDDTSEDQSSLGDF; encoded by the coding sequence ATGGACGTTGCGGACCTGCCGGGTGTCCCCGAGTGGCTCCCGGACCATCTACGCGAGGACGGCATCGAGGAACTGTACCCGCCACAGGGCGAGGCCGTCGAAGCGGGCGTCACCGAGGGGCAGAACCTCGTCGCCGCCATCCCCACCGCCAGTGGCAAGACCCTCGTCGCCGAGCTGGCGATGCTCTCGTCGGTCGCGCGGGGCGGCAAGGCGCTCTACATCGTGCCGCTTCGCGCCCTCGCCAGCGAGAAGCAGGCCGAGTTCGAGCAGTTCGAGCAGTACGGTCTGGACGTCGGCGTCTCGACGGGCAACTACGAGTCCGAGGGCGGTTGGCTGGCCGATAAGGACATCGTCGTCGCCACCAGCGAGAAGGTCGACTCGCTCGTGCGCAACGACGCGCCGTGGATCGAGGAGCTGACCTGCGTCGTCAGCGACGAGGTCCACCTCGTCGACGACGGCCAGCGCGGCCCCACGCTCGAAGTCACGCTGGCGAAACTCCGCCGGCTCAACCCCGACCTACAGACGGTCGCGCTCTCGGCGACCATCGGCAACGCCGACGAGCTGGCGGGGTGGCTGGACGCCGAACTCGTCGACTCAGATTGGCGGCCCATCGAGTTGCAGAAGGGCGTCCACTACGGGCAGGCGCTTCACTTGGAGGACGGCCAGCAGAAGCGACTGGCCGTGAAGAACAACGAGAAGGCGACCGCCGCCGTCGTCCGCGACACGCTGCAGGACGACTACGACGACGACGGGAACCTCGAAGAGGAGGGCGGCTCCTCGCTCGTGTTCGTCAACTCCCGGCGAAACGCCGAGGCCGCCGCCGGGCGGCTGGCGAGCACCGTCCGTCCCCATCTCACCGGCGAAGAGCGGGAACGTCTCGCCGACGTGGCCGCCGAGATACGGGACGTGAGCGACACCGAGACGAGCGACGACCTCGCCGACGCCGTCGCCGATGGTGCGGCGTTCCACCACGCCGGCCTCGCGCGGGGTCACCGCGAACTCGTCGAGGACGCCTTCCGGGACCGCCTCGTCAAGGTGGTCTGTGCGACGCCGACGCTCGCCGCCGGCGTCAACACTCCCTCGCGGCGGGTCGTGGTTCGGGACTGGCGGCGCTACGACGGCACCGCGGGCGGAATGCAACCGCTCTCCGTGCTGGAGGTCCACCAGATGATGGGGCGAGCGGGCCGACCGGGGCTGGACCCCTACGGCGAGGCCGTCCTCGTGGCCAACAGCCACGACGAACTCGACGAGCTGTTCGAGCGGTACGTCTGGGCCGACCCCGAGCCGGTGCGCTCGAAGCTCGCGGCCGAGCCGGCGCTTCGCACGCACATCCTCGCCACCGTCTCATCCGGGTTCGCCCGCTCCCGAGAGGGGTTGCTGGAGTTCCTGGAACAGACGCTGTACGCCAGCCAGACCGACGAGAGCGGCCGCCTCGAGAACGTCACCGACGACGTGCTGACGTATCTGGAGCGCAACGGCTTCCTGGAGATAGAGGCGGGTGAACTCGACGCCACCTCGCTCGGCCACACCGTCTCCCGGCTCTACCTCGACCCGATGAGCGCCGCCGAGATCATCGACGGCCTCGAACACTGGCAGCGCCACGCCGGAGACGCCGATAGCGGAACCGACGAACGCGACGCCGCCGAGGGCGGCTTCACGACCGCGAGCGAACTGGCGAGCGAACGGGCGGAAGCGAGCGGCGACGCCGACCCCGACGAGATCTCGGCGCTCGGCCTCTACCACCTCGTCTCACGCACGCCGGACATGTACCAGCTCTACCTCCGCTCGGGCGACCGCGAGGAGTTCGAGATGGAGCTGTACGAGCGCGAGGACGAACTGCTCGGCCCGACGCCCTCGGAGTTCGAGGACAGCCGCTTCGAGGACTGGCTCTCGGCGCTGAAGACCGCGCGGCTGCTCGAAGACTGGGCCGAGGAGGTCGACGAGGAGACAATCACCGAGCGCTACGGCGTCGGCCCGGGCGACATCCGCGGGAAGGTCGAGACCGCCCAGTGGCTGCTGGGGGCCGCCGAGTCGCTGGCGAACGAGGTCGACGCCGACGTGGCCCGGGCCATCAGCGAGGCCCGCATCCGCGTCGAACACGGCGTCCGGGAGGAACTGGTCGAGCTCGCGGGCGTCCGCGGCGTCGGCCGCAAGCGCGCGCGACGCCTGTTCGAGGCCGGCATCGCCGACCGCGCCGAGCTTCGCGACGCCGCGAAGCCAGTCGTATTAGCGGCCCTTCGGGGCCGCCGGAAGACCGCCGAGAACGTCCTCGAAAACGCCGGCCATCGGGACCCCTCGATGGAGGGCGTCGAGCCCGACCCCGACGTCGAGGTGGACACCGCCGATCCGCGAGACGGAAGGGAAGACGACGACACGAGCGAGGACCAGTCGAGCCTGGGTGACTTCTGA
- the cgi121 gene encoding KEOPS complex subunit Cgi121: MEVVEGIADIDDVGAFVERLDAIGERHDATIQVFDARYVVDRAHLERAVELATRARSRDDAIAEDFGVEILLYAAGRRQINRALEMGVSEGETPVVAALVTDGASDASADREGAAAADLRELLAPGETLGEYDPERVRSFFDVSDTELAATDGTLADAVRERVALLVVEK; this comes from the coding sequence ATGGAGGTGGTCGAAGGGATTGCGGACATCGATGACGTCGGTGCGTTCGTCGAGCGTCTCGACGCCATTGGGGAGCGACACGACGCGACGATACAGGTGTTCGACGCCCGCTACGTCGTCGACCGCGCGCACCTCGAACGAGCGGTCGAGCTGGCGACGCGCGCCCGGTCGCGGGACGACGCCATCGCCGAGGACTTCGGGGTCGAGATCCTGCTGTACGCGGCCGGCCGCCGGCAGATCAACCGCGCGCTGGAGATGGGCGTCAGCGAGGGTGAGACGCCCGTCGTCGCGGCGCTAGTCACCGACGGAGCGAGCGACGCGAGCGCCGACCGCGAGGGTGCCGCCGCCGCCGACCTCCGGGAACTGCTCGCGCCCGGAGAGACCCTCGGTGAGTACGACCCCGAACGAGTGCGTTCGTTCTTCGACGTGTCCGACACCGAACTGGCGGCCACCGACGGCACGCTCGCCGACGCCGTCCGCGAGCGAGTGGCGCTCCTCGTCGTCGAGAAGTAG
- a CDS encoding NADH:flavin oxidoreductase, producing the protein MTALEAPVDIGGVTVPNRLYRAPVLECAGSGDEAAVDALVDELEPTAESGVGLVFQGASVVTETGGFAAPNMTRMHDPEFVARLERLTDAIHAHEGKIFVQLAHGGLRSLSLWHGEYRERYPDRRQLAVSRPPRALRLLDRAGILSLKPHVLSTEEVYDLAEKFGRSAGYAVDAGYDGIHLSAANMGIIQQFLSPYYNRRDDEFGDGVRFLEVVHDAVRDHAGDVPLITKVPVETDSPPFVRRRVSRASGLDMAQRLESVGYDALAPVLVSVFWDMSIIRGAFPDRAWAAADLQSAYETAFGGPVRARAVELLNRLQARQFDREPGWNADFCRQVRRRVDVPVLLEGGLRARADCDRYLGADGDAPAADMVGMARPFYAEPRLGARLLEGHDALCASCNNCTIPQVAGEPGRCRTPSVVRAQARLDADNAYERNSEQ; encoded by the coding sequence GTGACAGCGCTCGAAGCGCCGGTCGACATCGGCGGCGTCACCGTGCCGAACCGACTGTATCGCGCACCGGTCCTCGAATGCGCCGGCAGCGGCGACGAGGCCGCCGTCGACGCGCTCGTCGACGAACTCGAACCGACCGCCGAGTCGGGCGTCGGCCTCGTCTTTCAGGGGGCCAGCGTCGTCACGGAGACGGGCGGATTCGCCGCCCCGAACATGACGCGGATGCACGACCCCGAGTTCGTCGCCCGCCTGGAACGGCTGACCGACGCGATTCATGCACACGAGGGCAAAATATTCGTCCAGCTCGCACACGGCGGGCTCCGGAGCCTCTCGCTGTGGCACGGCGAGTACCGCGAGCGGTACCCGGACCGGCGACAGCTCGCCGTCTCCCGGCCGCCGCGCGCCCTCCGGCTGCTCGACCGCGCGGGCATCCTCTCGTTGAAACCGCACGTCCTCTCGACCGAGGAGGTGTACGACCTCGCCGAGAAGTTCGGTCGCTCGGCCGGCTACGCCGTCGACGCCGGCTACGACGGCATCCACCTATCGGCGGCCAACATGGGCATCATCCAGCAGTTCCTCTCGCCGTACTACAACCGCCGGGACGACGAATTCGGCGACGGCGTCCGCTTCCTGGAGGTCGTTCACGACGCCGTCCGCGACCACGCCGGCGACGTCCCGCTGATCACGAAGGTCCCGGTCGAGACGGATTCCCCCCCGTTCGTCCGGCGACGCGTCTCCCGTGCCTCGGGCCTCGACATGGCACAGCGTCTCGAATCGGTTGGCTACGACGCGCTTGCACCCGTCCTGGTGTCCGTGTTCTGGGACATGAGCATCATCCGCGGCGCGTTCCCCGACCGAGCGTGGGCGGCGGCCGACCTCCAGTCGGCCTACGAGACGGCGTTCGGCGGGCCGGTGCGAGCGCGCGCGGTGGAACTGCTCAACCGGCTCCAGGCTCGACAGTTCGACCGCGAGCCGGGCTGGAACGCCGACTTCTGTCGACAGGTCCGGCGGCGCGTCGACGTTCCGGTACTACTCGAAGGTGGGCTTCGGGCGCGGGCCGACTGCGACCGCTATCTGGGCGCTGACGGCGACGCGCCCGCCGCCGACATGGTCGGCATGGCCCGGCCCTTCTACGCCGAACCGCGACTCGGCGCGCGCCTGCTGGAGGGCCACGACGCGCTCTGTGCGAGTTGCAACAACTGCACGATTCCGCAGGTGGCCGGCGAGCCCGGCCGCTGTCGAACGCCGTCGGTCGTTCGGGCGCAGGCGCGACTCGACGCAGATAATGCCTACGAGAGAAACAGCGAGCAGTAG
- a CDS encoding alpha/beta fold hydrolase has protein sequence MTPEIASDRVEVTVDGDDVDLHYRTGGDGPPMVFLHGIGLDAATVSWRHALPALAEERTVYAPDLPGHGESDKPDREYTTEFYLETVEAFLDALDIDEPAMAGLSMGGALALGHALDGRAIERLVLVDSYGLGADAYWRTAANGIFQTPVLGNMLWQGVSVSKPAIRTGLRGMGAVEPSQELVDDVNAVVDRRTVRAMRRWQRSEFQQNGFRTNYADRLAEIGVPTMLIHGKEDPLLPESWSKRAAASLGESRLEIFENCGHCPPREQPERFNRVVRSFC, from the coding sequence ATGACTCCCGAGATCGCGTCGGACCGCGTCGAGGTGACGGTCGACGGCGACGACGTGGACCTCCACTATCGAACCGGCGGCGACGGACCGCCGATGGTGTTTCTGCACGGTATCGGACTTGACGCCGCCACGGTGTCCTGGCGACACGCGCTGCCCGCGCTGGCCGAGGAACGCACCGTCTACGCGCCCGATCTGCCGGGCCACGGAGAGAGCGACAAACCGGACCGCGAGTACACGACCGAGTTCTACTTAGAGACCGTCGAGGCGTTCCTCGACGCGCTCGATATCGACGAGCCCGCGATGGCGGGCCTCTCGATGGGCGGCGCGCTGGCGCTCGGTCACGCACTCGACGGCCGCGCGATCGAGCGGCTCGTGCTCGTCGATAGCTACGGGCTGGGCGCGGACGCCTACTGGCGAACGGCCGCCAACGGCATCTTTCAGACCCCGGTACTCGGTAACATGCTCTGGCAGGGCGTGAGCGTCTCGAAGCCGGCCATTCGGACCGGACTTCGCGGGATGGGCGCAGTGGAACCGTCACAGGAACTCGTCGACGACGTGAACGCGGTCGTCGACCGTCGCACCGTGCGGGCGATGCGTCGCTGGCAACGCAGCGAGTTCCAGCAGAACGGCTTCCGGACCAACTACGCCGACCGGCTGGCGGAGATCGGCGTGCCGACGATGCTGATCCACGGCAAAGAGGACCCCCTGCTCCCCGAATCGTGGTCCAAGCGAGCGGCCGCGTCGCTCGGCGAGAGCCGGCTGGAGATATTCGAGAACTGCGGCCACTGCCCGCCGCGCGAACAACCGGAGCGGTTCAATCGCGTCGTGCGGTCGTTCTGTTGA
- a CDS encoding MaoC family dehydratase, protein MFNSVVAANRAAFAAFGVQHDNGEDEDVTEPPAERIEPNEDLPEWHVTISEDHPDHLGVGDRVEFTKTISDDDVRQFAAASGDTNPLHLDDEFAEQTRFRGRIAHGTLVGSLISAGLARLPGLTIYLSQDLEFHNPVRIGDRLTAECEIVEDLGDEQYRLTTRVKSDDEVVIDGEAVVLIDELPN, encoded by the coding sequence ATGTTCAACAGCGTCGTCGCTGCCAACCGGGCCGCCTTCGCGGCCTTCGGCGTGCAACACGACAACGGCGAGGACGAGGACGTCACCGAACCGCCCGCGGAGCGTATCGAGCCGAACGAAGACTTGCCGGAGTGGCACGTCACGATCTCCGAGGACCACCCCGACCACCTCGGCGTCGGCGACCGCGTCGAGTTCACGAAGACGATCTCCGACGACGACGTCCGCCAGTTCGCCGCCGCCAGCGGCGACACGAACCCGCTCCACTTAGACGACGAGTTCGCAGAGCAGACGCGCTTTCGCGGCCGCATCGCCCACGGCACACTCGTGGGGTCGCTCATCAGCGCCGGACTCGCTCGCCTCCCCGGCCTGACCATCTACCTCTCGCAGGATCTGGAGTTTCACAACCCGGTCCGCATCGGTGACCGACTCACCGCCGAGTGCGAGATCGTCGAGGACCTCGGCGACGAACAGTATCGTCTCACGACGCGCGTAAAGAGCGACGACGAGGTCGTCATCGACGGCGAGGCCGTCGTCCTCATCGACGAACTGCCGAACTGA
- a CDS encoding AbrB/MazE/SpoVT family DNA-binding domain-containing protein, translating into MADEDDGLMWPPMFKGMQQASENAMEQQQQMMKQLFAGGGMPSFDMNQLGAMSQMATFKTRVQSGGRISIPDAEREALGIEEGDIVQTVVLPVKTNDTE; encoded by the coding sequence ATGGCCGACGAGGACGACGGTCTGATGTGGCCCCCGATGTTCAAGGGGATGCAGCAGGCGAGCGAGAACGCGATGGAACAGCAGCAACAGATGATGAAGCAGTTGTTCGCCGGCGGCGGCATGCCGAGCTTCGATATGAATCAGCTCGGCGCGATGAGCCAGATGGCGACGTTCAAGACGCGCGTCCAGAGCGGTGGCCGTATCAGCATTCCCGACGCCGAACGCGAAGCGCTCGGCATCGAGGAAGGCGATATCGTCCAGACAGTCGTCCTCCCGGTCAAGACAAACGACACGGAGTAA
- a CDS encoding poly(R)-hydroxyalkanoic acid synthase subunit PhaE, producing MSDTNQMQDNWAEMVEQMNDAVADSMEQNMKAQAAFVESWADAVEDSLPKEDELSEGLQGYNQAYEEWMNAAEQMVERSADAAQGEDVDPSEFRDIWLQSANEAFKHVMGTSAFAAANGQLVESMMEMQQEADELNQDAIAQMGFPTRDDMDEVAERLLEVERRQHAVEEKLDRVLEHLEE from the coding sequence ATGAGCGATACCAACCAGATGCAGGACAATTGGGCGGAGATGGTCGAACAGATGAACGACGCGGTCGCCGATTCGATGGAGCAGAACATGAAGGCACAGGCCGCCTTCGTCGAGTCGTGGGCCGACGCCGTCGAGGACTCCCTCCCGAAGGAAGACGAGCTCTCCGAGGGGCTACAGGGCTACAACCAGGCCTACGAGGAGTGGATGAACGCGGCAGAGCAGATGGTCGAGCGCTCGGCGGACGCCGCACAGGGCGAGGACGTCGACCCCTCGGAGTTCCGCGACATCTGGCTCCAGTCGGCCAACGAGGCGTTCAAACACGTCATGGGCACCTCGGCCTTCGCGGCCGCCAACGGCCAGCTCGTCGAGTCCATGATGGAGATGCAACAGGAGGCCGACGAACTCAACCAGGACGCCATCGCTCAGATGGGCTTCCCGACCCGCGACGACATGGACGAGGTCGCGGAGCGCCTCCTCGAAGTCGAGCGCCGTCAGCACGCCGTCGAAGAGAAGCTCGACCGCGTCCTCGAACACCTAGAAGAGTAA